One Watersipora subatra chromosome 4, tzWatSuba1.1, whole genome shotgun sequence genomic window carries:
- the LOC137395262 gene encoding putative methyltransferase DDB_G0268948 produces the protein MSIRRFDSKEHAEAYKKYRPVFGEELFVRIMEYVWSSPVARKPEGLTSKADRLSLAADIGCGSGQSTKGLAKFFESVIGLDVSKEQIQQAIANNTLDNIQFKVSTAEDLPLDAVSVDLVTVGMALHWFDWPTFYKEVDRILKPGGVIAIYMHSLWLEVIDHPKAPDLTSFLTALVREEPIYSYWHDRDRCVDARYTEEGLQIPYPDTERDESMALYITTNIEGLFGYLSTGSPLNCYRNAHEEKWDTFWSDTINRFCELYGSTDMSSPLKYKLQVYLLLGRKP, from the exons ATGTCCATAAGGAGGTTTGATAGTAAAGAACATGCTGAAGCATACAAGAAATACAGACCTGTATTCGGGGAAGAACTGTTTGTTAGAATAATGGAGTATGTTTGGTCTTCTCCGGTTGCTCGCAAGCCTGAG GGTTTGACATCCAAAGCTGACAGACTTTCTTTGGCGGCAGATATTGGTTGTGGATCAGGGCAGTCAACCAAGGGTCTGgcaaagttttttgagtctGTGATTGGTCTGGATGTGAGTAAGGAGCAAATACAGCAGGCTATCGCAAACAACACATTAGACAACATCCAGTTCAA AGTGTCAACAGCGGAGGATTTACCCTTAGATGCTGTCTCAGTTGACCTGGTAACTGTTGGTATGGCTCTGCACTGGTTTGACTGGCCAACATTTTATAAGGAA GTAGACCGAATTCTTAAACCAGGAGGAGTTATTGCTATTTACATGCATAGCTTGTGGCTTGAAGTCATAGACCATCCTAAAGCTCCGGATCTCACATCATTTTTAACAGCG CTTGTGAGGGAGGAGCCTATATATAGCTACTGGCACGATAGAGATAGATGTGTAGATGCTAGGTATACAGAAGAGGGCTTACAGATACCTTATCCTGATACTGAGAG AGATGAAAGCATGGCTTTGTATATTACCACAAACATTGAGGGCCTTTTTGGCTATCTAAGCACAGGATCTCCACTCAACTGCTACAGAAATGCGCATGAAGAAAAATGGGACACATTTTGGAGTGACACTATCAACAG GTTTTGTGAACTGTATGGATCAACAGACATGAGTTCACCACTCAAGTACAAACTGCAAGTATACCTTCTTCTAGGAAGGAAGCCATAG
- the LOC137393065 gene encoding transmembrane protein 104-like, which translates to MAQDEVSGGALTDVGSLYSPLVGMIFVFNLIVGTGALAMPGAFQSAGWLLSLILVGCIGFTSYVTVSYILESMACANAMLQYGRRIKPAQESEDSPLVTPNSSNESINDTDQLLSGPIADDYFMIRERVELGQMVSLFFNKVGVVLFYICLIVYLYGDLAIYAAAVPKSLRDIICLYKPPYPNCSMGWNDTLLTDATQCFPGVTSISRMTAYRLCVVLFALCLGPFTFFNVQKTTALQLLTTFLRWFSFGSMIVLALVELSRGPKVVAKTADFAHVPDLFGVCVYSFMCHHSLPSLVTPIRNKSRLGVLLAGDYILVFSFYALLSLTAVFAFANIPELYTLTFEPRHCPDPNNPAPSFFQYFLALFPVFTLSTNFPIISITLRNNMKTLFLKPDKTYHFLIDRIAFPFLVLLPPIAVAVATSRVDFLVGITGSYAGSAVQYFIPVALVYCARKTIRQTFGLHVHHKSVSPFKHIAWLIGLTLWATACIIFVTIKFIIPSPS; encoded by the exons gTTGGCATGATCTTCGTGTTCAACCTCATAGTTGGCACGGGTGCCCTCGCCATGCCCGGCGCATTTCAGAGTGCCGGATGGTTGCTCAGTCTCATACTTGTTGGCTGCATTGGATTTACCAG TTATGTGACGGTGTCCTATATATTGGAGTCCATGGCATGTGCTAATGCTATGCTGCAGTACGGGAGGCGCATCAAGCCCGCCCAAGAGTCTGAGGATAGTCCGCTAGTTACACCTAACAGCAGCAATGAGTCAATCAATGACACAGATCAGCTTCTCTCTGGACCAATCG CCGATGACTATTTCATGATCAGGGAGAGGGTGGAACTG GGTCAAATGGTTTCTCTTTTCTTCAATAAAG TTGGGGTGGTGTTGTTCTATATCTGCCTAATAGTCTATCTTTATGGAGACCTGGCTATCTACGCCGCTGCTGTACCCAAGTCCCTCAGAGACATCATCTG TCTGTACAAACCCCCATATCCCAACTGTTCTATGGGTTGGAATGACACTCTTCTGACAGATGCCACTCAGTGCTTCCCAGGTGTTACATCCATCAGTCGGATGACAGCTTACAGACTTTGTGTGGTCCTTTTTGCACTCTGCCTAGGACCTTTCACCTTCTTCAATGTACAGAAAACAACAGCTCTCCAGCTACTGACCACCTTTCTTCGTTGGTTCT CCTTTGGATCGATGATTGTGTTGGCACTGGTGGAGCTATCGCGTGGACCAAAGGTTGTAGCAAAGACTGCAGACTTCGCTCACGTACCTGATCTGTTCGGTGTCTGTGTCTACTCATTCATGTGCCACCACTCACTGCCCTCTCTTGTCACGCCTATTCGTAACAAGTCCCGTCTTGGAGTACTTCTAGCCGGAGACTATATTCTTGTCTTCTCTTTTTACGCCTTGCTCTCGCTGACCGCTGTCTTTGCTTTTGCCAACATACCTGAGCTTTATACATTGACCTTTGAGCCTCGGCATTGCCCGGATCCTAACAATCCTGCAccttcttttttccaatattttttAGCATTATTCCCGGTGTTTACGTTGAGTACAAACTTTCCTATTATTAGTATTACCCTTCGTAACAACATGAAAACCCTTTTCTTAAAACCAGACAAAACTTATCACTTTCTTATAGATAGAATTGCGTTTCCATTTCTAGTCCTGCTTCCGCCTATCGCTGTTGCCGTGGCAACTAGTCGAGTTGATTTTCTAGTTGGTATAACTGGTTCATACGCCGGCTCTGCGGTGCAGTACTTTATACCGGTGGCTCTGGTCTATTGCGCGAGAAAGACAATCCGTCAGACCTTCGGGTTGCATGTACATCATAAGTCGGTCTCTCCATTCAAGCATATTGCCTGGCTCATCGGTTTGACTCTATGGGCGACTGCTTGTATTATATTTGTTACCATAAAGTTTATAATCCCATCACCTAGCTAG
- the LOC137393711 gene encoding galactosylceramide sulfotransferase-like, with the protein MIRMLRKRLLNLLWTLPAALLLYLLYYVGHPNDEFDGYERVEELPPGFLPSKGPAAEVKTVAMTHSTVSVKPTQKSCQRLNSFVFIKTHKSGSTTMIAPFQKYAYLYNLTMMVPSSNNNIHLSWPFRFMPSVSNMPAPGNRKFQALVNHIVFNKTSIEPLMDVKTAYITILREPAPHLVSAYQYFSVNFDNVFLRKSLTDFELFLSDPTKHDPVPTWMQKMKNTEILSLTRNLQSADLGLHYTEFDNLTSVRSFVNGIEKDFSIILVLERLAESLVLMKRKFCWSMEDVIHVNKNVQKIAWNWNFRNISQHLIPKIYEWNNVDTELYRMANDKLNKLRLGETDLDEEIKVYNNINTKVSQYCAGSVRHWIDTVPIPEPLVIDSTKFNNRFVVDRRVCGLLVVPEEDFTLLHKCRQYPDYKQCNDQTYKVNELRSLVGH; encoded by the exons ATGATAAGAATGCTTAGGAAACGTCTACTGAATCTTCTCTGGACTCTTCCGGCAGCACTTCTACTTTACCTTCTCTACTACGTTGGACATCCGAATGACGAGTTTGATGGTTATGAACGCGTGGAGGAACTGCCACCTGGGTTCCTTCCCAGCAAGGG CCCCGCAGCAGAAGTCAAAACAGTCGCTATGACTCATTCAACTGTGTCTGTCAAGCCAACACAAAAGAGTTGCCAAAGGCTAAACAGCTTTGTCTTCATCAAGACACACAAGTCGGGCAGCACGACCATGATAGCACCTTTCCAGAAGTACGCATATCTGTATAACCTCACAATGATGGTTCCATCGTCAAACAATAACATTCATTTGTCATGGCCCTTCAGGTTCATGCCTTCTGTATCCAACATGCCTGCTCCTGGCAACAGGAAATTCCAAGCGCTGGTCAATCATATCGTATTTAATAAGACGTCTATAGAGCCGCTAATGGATGTAAAAACGGCGTACATTACCATCCTCAGAGAACCTGCTCCTCACCTTGTATCCGCTTACCAGTATTTCAGCGTTAATTTTGATAACGTGTTTTTAAGAAAGAGTCTCACTGACTTCGAATTATTTTTATCTGATCCAACCAAGCATGATCCTGTACCGACTTGgatgcaaaaaatgaaaaacacagaGATTTTGTCGCTTACTCGCAATCTGCAGTCAGCTGATTTGGGACTTCACTATACGGAGTTTGATAACCTTACATCAGTGCGATCGTTTGTCAACGGGATTGAAAAAGACTTCAGCATCATTTTAGTGTTGGAAAGATTAGCCGAATCTCTGGTTTTAATGAAACGGAAATTCTGTTGGTCGATGGAAGATGTAATACACGTTAACAAGAACGTTCAGAAAATAGCGTGGAACTGGAATTTCCGCAACATAAGTCAGCATTTGATACCGAAAATCTATGAATGGAATAATGTTGACACCGAGCTCTATCGAATGGCAAATGACAAACTTAACAAATTACGACTAGGAGAGACCGATTTAGATGAAGAAAtcaaagtatataacaatattaacacTAAGGTGTCCCAGTACTGCGCTGGATCGGTTCGGCATTGGATTGACACTGTTCCAATACCCGAACCTCTGGTGATCGATTCAACAAAGTTTAATAATAGATTTGTTGTCGACAGACGGGTCTGTGGTTTGCTGGTTGTACCAGAGGAAGACTTTACTCTCCTCCATAAGTGTCGTCAGTATCCTGACTATAAGCAGTGTAATGATCAGACATATAAAGTCAATGAGCTCAGAAGTTTGGTTGGAcactaa